GAAAGCTTAGGACCTAGCTTGATAGGCTTCGGAAATTTACCTTCTTTGGCCCACTGCCAGATAGTAGTCCTCCCAACTGGGATTAGCTCAAGTACCTGTGGCAGCCTTAAGAAACAT
This portion of the Holosporales bacterium genome encodes:
- a CDS encoding AlpA family phage regulatory protein encodes the protein MGYPINLIKGAEASCFLRLPQVLELIPVGRTTIWQWAKEGKFPKPIKLGPKLS